One Malania oleifera isolate guangnan ecotype guangnan chromosome 10, ASM2987363v1, whole genome shotgun sequence genomic region harbors:
- the LOC131167078 gene encoding elongator complex protein 6 isoform X5 yields the protein MDRSSNLLDEALGLDDRNNPSSLYGRAVLIEDCVETSGAFILHHLIKRSLLPNTSGIVIFVALSQPFSHYDRILRKLGCNLVTQRDNNRFLFIDMLMLECPDGDGENCESGLIALYGRIQKAVEGSVLSEGRRNCITIMIDDLSLMEVATNGSSNHVLNFLHYCHSLTSELGCSLVMLNHKDIYSSMERPSLILQMEHLADVLIKAEPLATGLANDVHGEGQGKQC from the exons ATGGATCGATCTTCCAATCTCCTCGATGAAGCCCTAGGGCTCGACGATCGCAACAACCCCTCGTCATTGTACGGGCGGGCGGTGCTAATCGAGGACTGCGTCGAGACCAGCGGCGCATTCATTCTTCATCACCTCATCAAGCGTTCTCTCTTGCCTAACACCTCGGGAATCGTCATATTCGTCGCTTTATCCCAACCCTTCTCTCACTACGATCGCATCTTACGGAAACTG GGTTGCAACTTAGTTACACAAAGAGATAATAATAGGTTCCTTTTCATTGACATGCTTATGCTCGAGTGTCCAG ATGGAGATGGAGAAAATTGTGAAAGTGGACTCATTGCATTGTATGGGAGAATACAAAAGGCTGTGGAAGGTAGTGTCTTATCTGAAGGGAGGAGGAACTGCATAACGATTATGATAGATGATCTATCTCTTATGGAGGTGGCTACTAATGGCTCTTCAAATCATGTCTTGAACTTTCTGCATTACTGCCACTCATTAACATCAGAATTG GGTTGTTCATTGGTCATGCTTAATCATAAGGATATCTATTCAAGCATGGAGAGGCCTTCATTAATTTTACAGATGGAGCACCTTGCTGATGTTCTGATAAAGGCAGAACCCTTGGCTACTGGTTTGGCAAATGATGTGCATGGAGAG